The following nucleotide sequence is from Gymnodinialimonas sp. 202GB13-11.
CCTTCGCCGTGCGGTGCAGGTCCATATGCGTGACCAGCCAGATCTTGGCGGTCCAATCCTCTAAAGGCGGCAGCACTTCAATCAAGTCACCCGTCCGGTCCAGATCCCACGAGGCGACAAAGCCTATCCCGATCCCCGCCAGAACGGCCTCTTTCACTGCCACCATGGACGAGGCACGGAAGAAGATCGAACTTCCCGGCACATTTTCGTTCAGCCACCGGAAATAGGGCGCCCGCGGCGTTTCCTCGGTGGTGCCCACAAACCGATGCTCCGCCACGTTGTCGCCAGTCAGCATTCCGAACCGGTTCACGTAGCTGCGGCTGGCCACCAGTTTCAGGGTCTGGGTGAAGAAGGGCTGGACAATATTGTCCGGCTGATCGGGCAGTTTGCCCGCTCGGATAGCCACATGCGCCTCGCCATACTCCAGCCGAAACAACCGCGCGTCCGAGATCAGGCGCACGCGCAGGTCGGAGTGCTTTTCCTGAAACCGCGCCACCGTCGGGACCAGCAATGGCGACAATGCCCCGAGCGACGTCACAATCAACTCGCCCGTCACCTCATCGCCGCGGCCCTTGATCCGGCCCGCAAGCTGGGTGAACTGATCGTCGGTCTGCCCGGCGACAGAAAGCAGATCTTGCCCGGCTTCGGTCGCCGTATATCCGCGCGCATGGCGTTGGAACAGTTTCGCACCCAACCGCCCTTCAAGCGAGTCGATGTGGCGAATGACCGTGGCATGGTGCACACCCAAGGCTTCTGCCGCGCCGGACACGGTCCCCAGTTTGGCCACCTGAAACGCCGTTCGCACCTCATCCCAATTGTCCATGGTTCTGTGCGCCCTTTCACAAAGATCAGCATTTCCACGACCATGCGCGCACAAATCGCACATTGCAACGCCCGGAAACTAGAGGGTTCGCCCGCCATGTGCGCGAATGAACAGAATAACTGCGAAATCGTCGAATTGTGAATTCATGCGCAGATTGCATCTTCCTGCATATCGAATTCATCCAACAAGGACCCGACCGATGACAGATACACTCCTCCGCATCGATGCCTCCGCCCGCCGCGACGGCTCGATCTCCCGCGATCTGACCGACAAGGTCATTGACCGCCTCGCACCCGTTCAGACCATCACCCGTGACCTCGCCCATGGCCTGCCGCTTCTGGATGAGGCATGGGTCGGCGCAAACTTCACGCCAGCTGATCAACGCACGCCGGATCAGGCCGAAAAGCTCGCCCTCTCCGACACGTTGGTGGCCGAAATCAAGTCTGCCGATACACTCGTCATTGGCGTGCCGATCTACAATTTCGGTGTGCCTGCCGCTCTGAAGGCTTGGGTCGATCAGGTTGCCCGTGCTGGCGTCACATTCAAATACACCGAAAACGGCCCGCAGGGCCTGCTCTCAGGCAAGCGCGCCATCCTTGTCGTGGCGTCCGGCGGGACAGAGGCCGGGTCCGAAATCGACTTCGCCACCAACTACATGCGCCATGTTCTGGGCTTTATCGGTATCAAAGACGTAAGTGTCGTCACCGCTGACCGTCTGATGGTCGATGCCGAAGTCGCGATTTCGAAAGCCAATGCGCAGGTGGAGGCGCTGGCAGCATGATCGGCAAATACCTCCCCCTCGCGGTAAAGGCCTTGTTGACGCTCGCCTTCGTTGCAGCAGGCGCCGCCAAGCTGATCGGGGCCGAGATGATGGTCGCCACCTTCGACGCCATCGGATGGGGCCAATGGTTCCGCTATCTCACCGGCGTGATCGAGGTTGGCGCGGCCATCCTTCTTTGGGTGCCCGGAAAGCAAATCATCGGGGCCGCCCTTTTGGTCGCCACAATGATCAGCGCCGTGGCCTTCCACCTGCTTGTGCTCGGCCCCTCGGCCCTGCCCGCTGCAATCCTTGGCGTGCTCGCGGCGTACATCCTCTATGTGCATCGCGGCCAGTTGAGCGGCCAGACTGCCTGAAGCAAACATCGCCCGCCGCGCATGATTTGTGCGGCGGGCGATCCGTGCTAGCTTTTCATCCATGCGCTGGATCACGACCGCCCTTGCCCTGTGCCTCGCTGCCCCCGCCTCGGCGCAGACTTGCACGCTCGATTTCACCATCGAAGTCACGCAAGGCGTGGGCTTCATAGCACCCGGAACCGAAATTCCCGGCACCGCTGAATTCGTGACCGATGGCCGGACTTTCCGGCAAGAAGGTGGCACCATGGCCCATTTCGCCACGGGCCAGATGACCATCGGCGACGATATCTCGGGCAGGATCTGGACGCTGATCACAACCTCCCGCGGCTCCGCCGCAGACCTGATCGGCGTATACGCCTACGATGTGGAGGGGCTGACTTTCGCGGGCCAAAGCTTCGACGGCCCTATGGCGCTGACCCTGTTCGGCGATCCCGGCACCCGGCCCACCACCGCCCCGCCCGCCTCGCAAGCAGAATGGGACGAAATGAGCCTCCGCCGCTCGTTCACCCTGCACGCGGATGCCGACATGCTGGCAGGCGATGTGGTCGATCTGACCGCGACCTGCACCGGATAACATTGCCGAGTGTGACACCTCATTCGCCTCCAAATATCGTCGAGCAATCTGCCGACAGGCTTGTTGTTCGGCAAAACAATCATCACCGCTATTTCACGCGTCTGGTTGTCGCCTTCACCTTCCTCGGGCTTGCGTTGCTTTTCTTGGTAACGGAACTGATTGCCGTTCCCGCCCTGGTCTATGCCGCGTGCGCTTTCGTTTTGGTGGCGTCCCTTCTGCCTTTCGAGAAGACCGTGACTTTTGATGCCAAGGATCGTTGCATTCTGATCGCCCAACGAGGGCCATTTGGGACGTCCCGCAGAACCATACCTGCAAGCTCACTTGCGTGGATCGGCGCGCGAACATCGAACAGACGTGATCAGCCAACCGGTTTTCAACCAGTGACCCTGACTGTTGGATTGACCGACATTGAAAGTCGCGAGGCGCTGTTTGAGACCTCTCACAAGGATGCGGTGGAGATATTGGCACATCTGGATCGGATCATCGCCATGCCGTGGCGGATTCATACATACCTGCCAGACCGCGAGCCGTTCCTTGTCAGCCCGGCCGAGGATTGACACCGTAAGTTGGCACGCTTATCAGCGCCTTCGAATAGCCGGAAAGCCCTAGCTTCCCGGTCCCGCGCGCGTTCGTAGGATCGCCCCCCGTCAGCGAGTTTCGCCCACGGGGGTAAGTTGCGTTTGGCGCTTGTGATGGATGGTGAGGATGAATGCAAAGTGCATTCGCACGCAAATGGATGAAAGCCAGCCTCTGGGTGCTGGCCGCCTTGGCGTGCCTTGCGCTCGCCGGGCTGGTCATCCACGGCCTCGATCTCTGCACGGGCGGTCCGTTCTCGGGCTTCAACGAGGGCACGTCGCGGCCGTGGTCCTGCGCCTACAGCCCCGATTGGCTTGGCGCACTCACGGGCGAGGCCGCGATCATCATGCTGTTTTTCTGGTGGGCCATCGTCCCCATATGTCTGGCAATCTGGCTGTTGCCACCTGCAATCGCCGAAGCCATCGCGCGGATGCGCGTCAGGAAAGACAATGCGCGGATGCGCAAGGAGTGATCCATGTTTGAGAATCTCTCAGAACGCCTTTCAGGCGTCTTCGACCGCCTCACCAAACAGGGCGCCCTGTCGGAGGATGACGTCCGCACCGCCATGCGCGAAGTGCGCGTCGCCCTGTTGGAAGCCGACGTCTCCCTCCCCGTCGCGCGCTCCTTCGTCAAGGCGGTCGAGAAGAAAGCCACCGGCGCCGCCGTCACCAAATCCGTGACCCCCGGCCAGCAGGTCATCAAGATCGTCCATGACGAGCTGATCGCCACCCTCACCGGCGACAGCGACCCCGGCAAACTGAAAATCGATAACCCGCCCGCGCCGATCCTGATGGTCGGCCTCCAAGGCTCGGGCAAGACGACGACCACCGCCAAACTCGCCAAACGCCTGAAAGATCGCGAGGGCAAGAAGGTCCTGATGGCCTCGCTCGACACCAACCGCCCCGCGGCCATGGAACAACTCGCCATCCTCGGCGTCCAGATCGGCGTCGACACGCTCCCCATCGTGCCCGGCGAAGACCCCGTCCAGATCGCCAAGCGCGCCAAGACACAAGCCTCCCTCGCGGGCTACGACGTCTACATGCTCGACACCGCCGGTCGGTTGCACATCGATCAGGAACTCATCGCCCAGGCCGCCGCCGTCCGCGACGTGGCGCAACCCCGCGAAACCCTTCTGGTTGTCGACGGCCTCACCGGCCAGGACGCCGTGAACGTCGCCACCGAGTTCGACGACAAGATCGGCGTCTCGGGCGTTGTCCTCACCCGGATGGACGGCGATGGCCGCGGCGGTGCGGCGCTCTCGATGCGCCAGATCACCGGCAAACCCATCCGTTTCGTCGGCCTCGGCGAAAAGATGGACGCCATCGAGACCTTTGAGCCCGAACGCATCGCGGGCCGCATCCTCGGCATGGGCGACATCGTCGCCCTCGTCGAGAAAGCGCAGGAAACCCTTGAGGCCGAACAGGCCGAGCGCATGATGAAGCGCTTCCAGAAGGGCATGTTCAACATGAACGACCTGCGCAGCCAGCTTGAGCAGATGCAGAAGATGGGCGGCATGCAGGGCATGATGGGGATGATGCCCGGCATGGCCAAAATGTCGAAGCAGATCGAGGATGCGGGCTTTGACGACACAATGGTCAAACGCCAGATCGCGCTCATCAATTCGATGACCAAACGCGAACGCGCCAACCCGCAGCTTCTGCAAGCCTCCCGCAAGAAGCGCATCGCCAAGGGCGCGGGGCAGGAAGTCTCCGACCTTAACAAGCTTCTGAAGATGCAGCGGCAGATGGCCGACGCGATGAAGAAGCTCGGCAAGATGGGCAAGAAGGGCATGATGAAGGGCGGCCTCGGCGCGCTCATGGGCCGTGGTGGCGGAATGCCCCCGGGTATGCCCGCAGGCATGGACCCCTCCAAGATGGACCCCGCCGCGCTTGAACAGGCCATGAAGGGCATGGGCGGTGGCCTTCCGGGTGGCATGCCCGGCCTTCCCGGTCTCGGGGGCGACAAGAAGAAGTGACCGCGCACCGCTGCACCCAGGCACCCACCGGTGCCGCAGCCAAGGCTGCCACCTCCCACCGGGACTCCATCCCGGTGCTGGAGACCGCGCGCCTGCGCCTCCGCGCGCCCACGCTTGATGACCTGCCCGCCTGGACCGCGATCTTCGCCGCGCCGCCGTTTGAGGCCGACGCCGAAGAAGCCTGGACGGAGTTCAGCTATTACACCGCCGGTTGGATGCTGCACGGCCACGGCCTTTGGGCGGTCGAACTGCACGACGGCACGCTGGTGGGTTTCACCCATGTCGGCCTCGAATGGGGCGACGATGAACCCGAGCTTGGTTGGATGTACCTGGCCGAGCACCACGGCCAGGGCTACGCCACCGAGGCCGCCAAAGCCGCCCGCGATTTCGGCCTGTCGCTCCTGCCCACATGCGTCAGCTACATCGACCCCGACAACGCCGCATCCAGCGCCGTCGCGCGCCGCTTGGGCGCAGAGCGCGATGCCACCGCCGAGTCGCAAATCGCGGAAACCGAAAACGTCACCATCGAGGTCTGGCGCCACGGAGATGCCGCATGACCTTACACATCCGCGCGCAACTCACAGCTTTATCCACGGTTTCCGGGCCAAATCGCAGCACTTTCGGAACATCCACCGGAGGTCGCGCATGATTCCCCGCCTTGTGGATATCCCCCAGCTTGAGACCGAGCGCCTCATCCTGCGCGCCCCGCAGGCCAGTGATTTCGACGTGCTCGCCCCCTTCGTCATGTCCGACCGCGCCAGCTTCATCGGCGGCGGCACCGACAAGGATATCAGCCACGCCTGGCGTATCCTCGCGATCCTCTCGGGCCACTGGCACCTGCGCGGCTACGGCGTCTACGTGCTGGTTCCCAAAGGCTCCGACACACCCATCGGTTCCATGGGCCCGTGGAACCCCGAAGGCTGGCCGGAACCCGAACTCAGCTGGACGATCTGGGACGCGGACGCCGAGGGCAAAGGCTACGCGTTCGAAGCCATGACCGAGATCCGCCGCTACGCCTATGACGTGCTCGGATGGGACACCGCCGTCAGCTATATCGACGCCGCCAATACGCGCTCCATCGCGCTGGCCGAGCGCATGGGCTGCGTGATCGACGAAAGCGCAAACGGCCCGCATCCCGACGACGTCGTCTACCGCCACCCTGCCTTCGCAGAGGTGCTGGCATGATCCCCGTCCTCCACACAGAGCGCCTCACCCTCCGCGGCCCCGAAGCGCGCGACTACTCCGCCTTCCGCGACTTCTTCCTGTCCGACCGCTCGCAATACACCGGCGGTCCGTACGAAGATGCGAAGAAGGCGTGGCTCCTCTTCGCCGCCGAGCTTGGCCACTGGCAGTTGCGCGGCTTCGGCATGTGGACAGTCGAACTGGAAGGCGACCCCATCGGCCTCGTCGGCTGCTGGTATCCCGATCAATGGCCAGAGCGTGAAATCGGCTGGCTGATCTGGGAGGAACATGAGGGCAAGGGATACGCCTATGACGCGGCTCTTGCCGCCCGTGCCCAATGCTACGGCCCCTTTGGTTGGGACACCGCCGTCAGCTACATCCACCGCGACAATGCCCGGTCCATCGCGCTGGCCGAACGGCTCGGCTGCACCATCGACAATGCGGCGCAGCACCCTAACCCCGACGCACTGGTCTTCCGCCATCCGTCCCCTTCGGAGGTTGCGGCATGAGCATCGGACCAACATCGCAAAGTGTAGTTACAGAAAAACTACAGAATAACTACAGCTTCACTACAGCGGTTTTCGCCGCCTCGGAGGCCCCATGACACAAGACGCCACCACACGCGCCGCCGAGATTTTGGCAGGCCACCGCGACAGCATCGACCGCCTCGATGCGATCCTGATTTACACTCTGGGTGAACGCTTCAAGCACACCCAAGCCGTCGGTCGCCTCAAGGCCGAACACGACCTTCCGCCCTCCGATCCGGCCCGCGAGGCCAAGCAGATCGCCCGGCTCGAAGACCTTGCAAACCGGGCCGACCTCGACCCGGAATTTGCCAAGAAATTCCTACGTTTCGTGATCGACGAAGTCATTCGCCATCACGAGCAACATCAATCCTGAGACTGCGGTCTCACCCAGCCATTCCATAGGAGATACTCACAATGGCCATGAAAATTCGTCTCGCCCGCGGCGGCTCCAAAAAGCGTCCTTTCTATCGCATCGTGGCGGCAGACAGCCGCATGCCCCGCGACGGCCGCTTCATCGAGAAGCTCGGCACCTACAACCCGCTCCTGCCCAAAGACAGCGAAGAGCGCGTGAAGATGGACATGGAGCGCGTGCAGCACTGGCTCGACAAAGGCGCCCAGCCCACCGACCGTGTGAGCCGCTTCCTTGAAGCCGCTGGTGTGCTCGAAAAGAAAGAGCGCGCCAACATGGAGAAGGCGCAGCCCGGCAAGAAAGCCGTCGAGCGCGCCGAAGAGAAAGCCGCAAAGGCCGCTGAAGCAGCCGAAGCCGCAGCCGCTCCTGCCGAAGAAGAAGCACCGGTTGAAGAGGCTCCCGCTGAGGAAGCCGCAGCCGAAGAAACGGCTGAGTAATCAGTGTATTGGGCGCCCGTATCTGCGGGCGCCCTTCCCCATTCAGGACCAAGCATCGCCATGGCCAAACCCGACCATATCTGCGTCGGCGCCATAATGGGCGCCTTCGGTGTCCGCGGCGAAGTGCGCGTCAAAAGCTTCTGCGCCGAACCCTCCGACATTGCCTCCTACGGTCCTTTGGAAACCGAGGATGGCACCACGACCTACAAGATCACCCTGACCCGCCCGGTCAAAACCGGCTACGCGGTCAGACTCTCAGGTGTGCAAACCAAGGAACAAGCCGACGCTCTCAAAGGCACCCGGCTTTACGCCCCTCGCGCAGCCCTCCCAAACCTGCCAGATGACGAATTCTACCACACGGACTTGATCGGCCTCACAGTCCTCGACACGGGCGGAGAGACCATCGGCAAGATCGCCGCCGTCCTCAACCACGGCGCAGGCGACTTGCTGGAAGTGCGCGGCAAGGGCCTCGGCAACGGGGTCCTGATCCCCTTCACCGCCACCGTCGTCCCCACAATCGACTTGCAAGCTGGCCGCGCCATCATCGACCCGCCCGAGGGCTTGCTGGACCCACCGTCCAAGACGGACAAAAGCGCCAACTAGGGCCTTTCCTTGTCTCGAGAATACCTCTGAGGTGTCGCGCACCACGCGACGGCGAGGTGAAAGACGTGCGGCGCAAGCCGCTCCTTCAGATCACGCGCGAATGCGCCAGCCGGTTTTGAAGATCCATCCGATAGTCAGGATGCACGCCCCGGTGAACCCAAGGATCGCCACGATGGACCAGACGAGCGCCACATCCGCCGTCCCGAAGAAACTCCACCGGAACCCGCTGACCAGATAGACTACCGGATTGAACAGGCTGATGGTCTGCCAGACGTCCGGTAGCATGGTGATCGAATAAAACGATCCGCCAAGGAAGACCAAAGGCGTCACGGCGAGCAATGGGATCAACTGCAACTGCTCGAAATTCTGCGCCCAAATGCCGATGATGAAGCCGAACAGGCTGAACGACAGGCAGGTCAGGACAAGGAATGTCAGCATCCAGATCGGGTGCAGGATTTGCAGATCGACAAAGAAAAACGCCGTGATGAGGATGATGATCCCTATCATGAAACTTTTTGTTGCTGCCGCCAGCACGTAGCCCGCCGTGATCTCAAGAAAGCTCGCGGGCGCGGACAGCAATTCATAAATCGTGCCAATGAACTTGGGGAAGTAGATGCCGAAGGAGGCATTCGAGATCGACTGCGTTAGCACCGTCAACATGATGAGGCCCGGCACGATGAACGCGCCGTAGCTGACGCCTTCGACCTGATCGATCCGCGACCCGATCGCCGTGCCGAACACCACGAAATACAGAGACGTGGATAGAACCGGCGACACGATGGATTGTGCAATCGTGCGGAAGGTGCGTGCCATTTCAAAGCGATAGATCGCGCGGACGGCTTGAAGGTTCATGCCGCGTCTCCTTCCTGCACAAGGCCCACGAAGATTTCTTCAAGGCTCGATTGCTTGGTTTCCACGTCCGCCACTTGCACGCCCGCCTCTTGCAGGGCCCCCAGCAGCCTTACGATCCCTGTCCGCTCCGCCCGCGTGTCATAGCGATAGGTCAGGCGCTTTCCATCTTTGGCCAGCTCAAGGTCCCGGTCCGCGACTGCCTCGGGCACCGCCTCCAAAGGTGCGGCCAAATCGATCCGCAATTCCTTTTGACCCATCCGGGCCATCAGGTTGCCCTTCTCCTCGACCAACAGGATCTGACCCTTGTTGATCACGCCCACCCGGTCTGCCATCGCCTCGGCCTCTTCGATGTAGTGGGTCGTCAGGATGATCGTCACGCCCGACTCCTTCAGGCGACGCACGACCTCCCACATGTCGCGGCGCAGCTCCACGTCCACACCCGCCGTCGGCTCATCGAGGAACAGCACACGCGGCTCGTGCGAAAGCGCCTTGGCTATCAGCACCCGCCGTTTCATCCCGCCCGACAACTCGCGGATCGCATTGTCCTTTTTGTCCCACAGCGACAGGTCCCGCAGGATTGCCTCGATCTTGGCATCGTCCGGCGCCTTGCCAAACAACCCGCGCGAAAAGCGCACCGTGTTGATGACCTTCTCGAACGGCTCAAGGTTGATCTCCTGCGGCACCAACCCGATCAGCGCCCGCGCCTCGCGGTAGTCGCGTTGCGTGTCATGCCCGCCCACCGACACCGCGCCGGAGGTCGGCTGCACGATCCCGCAAATCGCCGAAATCAGCGTCGTCTTGCCCGCACCATTCGGCCCGAGCAAAGCAAGGATCTCGCCTTCCATGATCTCCAGTGACACAGCGTCCAGCGCGGTGAACCCCCCATCATAGGTCTTGGTCAATTGATCGACTTTGAGGATCGGGGATGTCATGGGCGTCTCTCCTTGGACAGCAACAGCTACGCCGATGCGCAGCGCGCGACAAGGCGCGGGTTTGCATGGGACCTCTGCATTTCTGAACATTGCTGACACCGCCTGTCATGATTGATCCCGCGCCCTGCCCCGCGTAGACCCGCCCCATGACCGACAAGCCCGCCAAATCCCACGGACGCCTCAGCCAATCCGCCAGCCTGCAACCGCGTGAGCTGATGACGGACCGCCCCCGCCTCAAAGGGGCGTGGACGGCCAAGGTGCTGACGCTGTTTCCCGAAACCTTCCCAGGCGTTCTGGGCGCATCGCTGACCGGTAAAGCGCTAAAGGATGGGCTTTGGGCACTGGAACCCATCGGCCTGCGGACCTTCGGCACCGGCAAGCATCGGCAGGTCGATGACACGCCAGCCGGTGGCGGCGCGGGGCTGGTGATGAAACCCGACGTCATGGGCCGCGCGCTGGATATGGCGCTCGCGGGCACGCCAAGCGATCCCGTCAAATGGCCCCGCGTCTACCTTTCCCCACGCGGCAAACCGTTCGACCAACGCGACGCCGAACGCTTCGCGCAGGCCGAGGGGATGACGCTGGTCTGCGGCCGGTTCGAAGGCCTCGACCAAAGGGTGATCGACCACTACGCCCTCGAAGAAATCTCCATTGGCGACTACGTTTTGACCGGCGGTGAACTGGCCGCGCAGGTTCTGCTCGATGCCACCGTGCGGCTCATCCCCGGCGTGCTTGGCAATGCGGAATCCACGCAGGAAGAGAGCTTCCAGAACGACCTCCTAGAGCATCCGCAATACACCAAACCTGCCGAATGGCGTGGCCATGCAATCCCGCCCGTGCTCCTGTCCGGCGACCATGGCGCAGTGGCGCAATGGCGACGGGAACAGGCCGAGGCCCTCACCCGTGCCCGCCGCCCGGATCTTTGGGCAAAACACCAAGACAATAAGGGTTGATCGCCCACCCCCTCCCCCGTATACGCAGCACATCGCGGCGGCCTGGGTGACTCGGGCCGCTTTGATCGTTTGCCGGAACGTGTCCTGCAGCAAAAAAGAATTGATCCGCGGGCAAACCGCGCAGAACCAGTGAAAAGGAGCGCATCAGATGGACTTGATCGCACAGATCGAGGCGGAACAAGTCGCCGCCCTCGGGAAAGACATTCCCGATTTCAAAGCCGGGGATACCGTGCGCGTGGGCTTCCGCGTGACGGAAGGCACCCGCACCCGTATTCAGAACTTCGAAGGCGTCTGCATTGCGCGGAAGAACGGCGACGGCATTGCCGGCTCGTTCACTGTGCGCAAGATTTCCTCCGGTGAGGGCGTGGAACGTGTGTTCCCCCTGCACTCGACGAACATCGACAGCATCACCGTCGTGCGCCGTGGCCGTGTGCGCCGCGCGAAGCTCTACTACCTCCGCTCGCGCCGCGGTAAGTCCGCGCGTATCGCCGAGGACACCACCTACAAGCCGCGCAAAAGCGCCGAAGCGTAAGGAGACCACGAGATGAAAAAGGATCTGCATCCCGATTATCACGTGATCGACGTGAAAATGACCAACGGCGACATCGTTCAGATGCGCTCGTCCTGGGGTTCCGAAGGCGACACCCTGTCGCTCGACATCGACCCCACGGTGCACCCGGCTTGGACCGGCGGCGGCGCCCGTCTGCTCGACACCGGCGGCCGCGTGTCGAAGTTCAAGAAGAAGTACGAAGGTCTGGGCTTCTAAGCCACGTCACCTTCACAGAATTCGAAACGCCGCCCTCAATCGGGGCGGCGTTTTTCGTTGAAATCAGCTACGCGCCTAAGCGTATCCGGCGAGCGGTGCGGCCTCCGCAAAAATTGGCCGCCGCGTTGCCGCCGCACGCTTCGCTTCGTCCTTCCGGCCCAACCGCATCAGGCACAACATCCACGTCAGCTCCAACAGATCCCGCTGAGCTCGGCTCCCGCCGAACCGCGCATGATCTGCCATCACGGGCGTCAGCGCCTCCAACGCCCCCTCCCAATCCTGCCGCGCAACGGCCTGCCACCCCCGCGCCACAGGCCGCACCAGATCGGCGGCGAACCCGCGCTTGGCCTCTGCCAGCTTCGCCAATGCCTCTCCATTGCCCGCAATCGCATGGGCCAGCGCCGCATGCATGTCGGCAAAGCTCTGCCCGGGATTGGCGAACGTCTCACAAGCATAGGCCGAGACGGCCTGCCAGCGCTCCGGCGCAACCTCCTGCCCCGCCAATTCCGCGCGCCACAACAACGCCGCCGCGTCGGTCAGCACGTTGATCGGCAAGGCCGACCCCGGTCCGGTGCCCGGCCCAACCCCGCCGTCATACCACGCCCAGAACGCCGCCATATCGCCCTGCTCAAGCGCCCAAAGCGCCGCGTGCCACGACAGATGCCCATGCAGCAGCCCGCGCGGATCATAGCCCTCCATCCATGCATCCAGATAGGCGCGACCCTCCGCCGTCTGCCCCATCTCGTACATCGCGTGGGATTTGAAATGGCTAGCATTGGCATTGCCGTTGTTCAGCTCCAACGACCGCTCCATCACCTCCAATGCCCGGTCGGGCCGACCATTCTCACACAGCGATTGCGCATGGACCGACAGGAACCACCAATCCTCGCCATAGGCCGGCGCCAGGGCCGAGGTATAGGCAAGCATCTCAGCCTCGCGGCCAGCACAGCCGGAAAAGCCGATCAGGCCGAACACCTGGCAGTTCAACTGCGCCACAATCGGATCACAGGGCCAGTCACGCACATGGGCATTCACCGCCGCGCGCGCCTCAACCGGTTTACCGCTCATCAACAG
It contains:
- a CDS encoding LysR family transcriptional regulator is translated as MDNWDEVRTAFQVAKLGTVSGAAEALGVHHATVIRHIDSLEGRLGAKLFQRHARGYTATEAGQDLLSVAGQTDDQFTQLAGRIKGRGDEVTGELIVTSLGALSPLLVPTVARFQEKHSDLRVRLISDARLFRLEYGEAHVAIRAGKLPDQPDNIVQPFFTQTLKLVASRSYVNRFGMLTGDNVAEHRFVGTTEETPRAPYFRWLNENVPGSSIFFRASSMVAVKEAVLAGIGIGFVASWDLDRTGDLIEVLPPLEDWTAKIWLVTHMDLHRTAKVQTFVRHLKDEVKTWPVD
- a CDS encoding FMN-dependent NADH-azoreductase, whose amino-acid sequence is MTDTLLRIDASARRDGSISRDLTDKVIDRLAPVQTITRDLAHGLPLLDEAWVGANFTPADQRTPDQAEKLALSDTLVAEIKSADTLVIGVPIYNFGVPAALKAWVDQVARAGVTFKYTENGPQGLLSGKRAILVVASGGTEAGSEIDFATNYMRHVLGFIGIKDVSVVTADRLMVDAEVAISKANAQVEALAA
- a CDS encoding DoxX family protein, which gives rise to MIGKYLPLAVKALLTLAFVAAGAAKLIGAEMMVATFDAIGWGQWFRYLTGVIEVGAAILLWVPGKQIIGAALLVATMISAVAFHLLVLGPSALPAAILGVLAAYILYVHRGQLSGQTA
- the ffh gene encoding signal recognition particle protein, coding for MFENLSERLSGVFDRLTKQGALSEDDVRTAMREVRVALLEADVSLPVARSFVKAVEKKATGAAVTKSVTPGQQVIKIVHDELIATLTGDSDPGKLKIDNPPAPILMVGLQGSGKTTTTAKLAKRLKDREGKKVLMASLDTNRPAAMEQLAILGVQIGVDTLPIVPGEDPVQIAKRAKTQASLAGYDVYMLDTAGRLHIDQELIAQAAAVRDVAQPRETLLVVDGLTGQDAVNVATEFDDKIGVSGVVLTRMDGDGRGGAALSMRQITGKPIRFVGLGEKMDAIETFEPERIAGRILGMGDIVALVEKAQETLEAEQAERMMKRFQKGMFNMNDLRSQLEQMQKMGGMQGMMGMMPGMAKMSKQIEDAGFDDTMVKRQIALINSMTKRERANPQLLQASRKKRIAKGAGQEVSDLNKLLKMQRQMADAMKKLGKMGKKGMMKGGLGALMGRGGGMPPGMPAGMDPSKMDPAALEQAMKGMGGGLPGGMPGLPGLGGDKKK
- a CDS encoding GNAT family N-acetyltransferase, producing the protein MTAHRCTQAPTGAAAKAATSHRDSIPVLETARLRLRAPTLDDLPAWTAIFAAPPFEADAEEAWTEFSYYTAGWMLHGHGLWAVELHDGTLVGFTHVGLEWGDDEPELGWMYLAEHHGQGYATEAAKAARDFGLSLLPTCVSYIDPDNAASSAVARRLGAERDATAESQIAETENVTIEVWRHGDAA
- a CDS encoding GNAT family N-acetyltransferase; translated protein: MIPRLVDIPQLETERLILRAPQASDFDVLAPFVMSDRASFIGGGTDKDISHAWRILAILSGHWHLRGYGVYVLVPKGSDTPIGSMGPWNPEGWPEPELSWTIWDADAEGKGYAFEAMTEIRRYAYDVLGWDTAVSYIDAANTRSIALAERMGCVIDESANGPHPDDVVYRHPAFAEVLA
- a CDS encoding GNAT family N-acetyltransferase, which translates into the protein MIPVLHTERLTLRGPEARDYSAFRDFFLSDRSQYTGGPYEDAKKAWLLFAAELGHWQLRGFGMWTVELEGDPIGLVGCWYPDQWPEREIGWLIWEEHEGKGYAYDAALAARAQCYGPFGWDTAVSYIHRDNARSIALAERLGCTIDNAAQHPNPDALVFRHPSPSEVAA
- a CDS encoding chorismate mutase, producing the protein MTQDATTRAAEILAGHRDSIDRLDAILIYTLGERFKHTQAVGRLKAEHDLPPSDPAREAKQIARLEDLANRADLDPEFAKKFLRFVIDEVIRHHEQHQS
- the rpsP gene encoding 30S ribosomal protein S16; protein product: MAMKIRLARGGSKKRPFYRIVAADSRMPRDGRFIEKLGTYNPLLPKDSEERVKMDMERVQHWLDKGAQPTDRVSRFLEAAGVLEKKERANMEKAQPGKKAVERAEEKAAKAAEAAEAAAAPAEEEAPVEEAPAEEAAAEETAE
- the rimM gene encoding ribosome maturation factor RimM (Essential for efficient processing of 16S rRNA) — encoded protein: MAKPDHICVGAIMGAFGVRGEVRVKSFCAEPSDIASYGPLETEDGTTTYKITLTRPVKTGYAVRLSGVQTKEQADALKGTRLYAPRAALPNLPDDEFYHTDLIGLTVLDTGGETIGKIAAVLNHGAGDLLEVRGKGLGNGVLIPFTATVVPTIDLQAGRAIIDPPEGLLDPPSKTDKSAN
- a CDS encoding ABC transporter permease; protein product: MNLQAVRAIYRFEMARTFRTIAQSIVSPVLSTSLYFVVFGTAIGSRIDQVEGVSYGAFIVPGLIMLTVLTQSISNASFGIYFPKFIGTIYELLSAPASFLEITAGYVLAAATKSFMIGIIILITAFFFVDLQILHPIWMLTFLVLTCLSFSLFGFIIGIWAQNFEQLQLIPLLAVTPLVFLGGSFYSITMLPDVWQTISLFNPVVYLVSGFRWSFFGTADVALVWSIVAILGFTGACILTIGWIFKTGWRIRA